The Celeribacter marinus genome window below encodes:
- a CDS encoding phage portal protein has translation MNWRQRVGAFIGGFDAGQHHRRLRGFQATRAHVNALIAASGPDITARARWLVRNNGYAVNAVESWAANTVGDGIKPISKIADATRKEELQRLWLAWTDEADAEGLTDFYGLQRRAAREVFIAGEVFVRIRPRRVEDGLTVPLQLQMLPSEMLPLHETGVAQNGNAIRQGIEFDRIGRRVAYHFLRRHPGDSTDPGLSGEIVRVPASEIIHVIDPVEGGQLRGVSKLAPAIVKLFLLDQYDDAELDRKKVAAMYAMFVTSPAPENPLAPLDDEEMPTGVEISPGQIVRLDPGEDVTVGQPADSGATYEPFQYRTLLQISAALGIPYPYLANDMVKGSFSNSRLALIEFRRRVSAWQHSVMVYQLCRPVYARWMDAAVLSSALTLPGYEANRVQLLTADWLPTKWDWVDPLKDANAEIAQIEAGLKSRSQAIAERGYDAEQVDREIAAERDRERSLGLDFRRPGSPAQGVQAVPTAEDIVETEKPDSQDRPPTAAEEA, from the coding sequence ATGAACTGGAGACAGCGCGTCGGCGCATTTATTGGTGGGTTCGATGCCGGCCAACACCACCGACGGCTGCGTGGGTTCCAGGCCACGCGCGCTCATGTCAACGCACTGATCGCAGCATCTGGCCCCGATATCACCGCTCGTGCCCGCTGGTTGGTGCGCAACAATGGCTATGCGGTGAATGCCGTGGAAAGTTGGGCCGCCAACACCGTGGGAGACGGGATCAAACCAATCTCGAAGATTGCGGATGCCACACGCAAGGAAGAGCTTCAGCGGCTCTGGCTCGCCTGGACCGACGAGGCCGATGCCGAGGGGCTGACGGATTTCTACGGGCTGCAACGCCGCGCGGCGCGCGAGGTGTTCATCGCGGGTGAGGTCTTTGTGCGGATCCGGCCCCGACGGGTGGAGGATGGACTGACGGTGCCACTCCAGCTTCAGATGCTGCCCTCGGAAATGCTGCCCCTGCATGAAACGGGTGTGGCGCAAAACGGCAACGCGATCCGTCAGGGCATCGAGTTTGACCGCATCGGACGGCGCGTCGCCTATCACTTCCTGCGCCGGCATCCCGGTGACAGCACCGATCCCGGACTGTCGGGTGAGATCGTGAGGGTGCCAGCTTCAGAGATCATTCATGTGATTGATCCTGTTGAGGGCGGGCAGCTGCGCGGTGTGTCAAAACTCGCACCTGCGATTGTAAAACTGTTCTTGCTTGATCAATACGACGACGCCGAGCTCGACCGCAAAAAGGTTGCGGCGATGTATGCGATGTTCGTCACCTCGCCGGCCCCGGAAAACCCGCTGGCGCCCTTGGACGATGAGGAGATGCCCACGGGCGTGGAGATTAGCCCGGGCCAGATCGTGCGGCTGGATCCGGGTGAAGATGTGACCGTGGGCCAGCCCGCCGACAGCGGTGCGACCTACGAGCCATTCCAGTATCGGACGCTGCTGCAGATCTCGGCAGCACTCGGCATCCCCTATCCCTATCTCGCCAATGACATGGTGAAAGGAAGCTTCTCAAACTCGCGGCTGGCGTTGATCGAATTCCGCCGCAGGGTATCGGCCTGGCAGCACTCGGTGATGGTGTATCAGCTCTGCCGCCCCGTCTATGCGCGCTGGATGGATGCCGCCGTGCTATCAAGCGCGCTGACCCTGCCCGGCTATGAGGCCAACCGCGTGCAGCTACTCACTGCGGATTGGCTGCCCACGAAATGGGACTGGGTCGATCCGCTCAAAGACGCCAATGCCGAAATCGCCCAGATCGAAGCAGGGCTGAAATCCCGTAGCCAGGCCATCGCCGAGCGCGGCTATGACGCAGAACAAGTGGATCGGGAGATTGCGGCAGAGAGGGACCGCGAGCGATCGCTGGGTCTAGATTTCCGCCGGCCCGGCTCGCCCGCGCAAGGTGTGCAGGCAGTGCCAACCGCGGAAGACATCGTTGAAACAGAGAAACCTGATTCCCAAGATCGACCACCCACCGCAGCAGAGGAAGCATAG
- a CDS encoding S49 family peptidase, producing MLHARIAARAFNTPLLVEPSKAMAFLSGLGPRILGRQLDLADGEIEEGTGAVALPARASILAGGLPESLRQHGDAPYPVVDGIAVIEISGVLIHRGGWIGQSSGQTSYEGIAAQIDAAANDPAVRALALEIDSFGGEVAGVFDLADRIRAIRATKPVWAFVAEHAFSAGYALASQADRILLPRTGAVGSIGVVVMHADMSGQLDQDGMRVTLIHSGAHKIDGNPYEPLPEDVRGDIQSEIDVLRFLFAETVAAGRAGLLSEEAALATEAATYRGVDAVAAGLADEVTDLAGGFVRFRESLSRPSSTARLPRATYTRPKEAAMSARTDAEPTHTETTHTVGAVLDSASEEDVQDSELNMDQEDPTPAAAVAPVPAPTALQLNNLAELSAQLRESAAEIAEIAAQAGRLGIAIDAAKALREGTAPEALRRLVLERASAAADARDIVAAPPSPVIPKSAESPIVAAAKKAASAGSRH from the coding sequence ATGCTCCATGCCCGCATTGCCGCACGCGCGTTCAACACGCCGCTGCTTGTTGAACCCTCAAAAGCCATGGCGTTTCTGTCTGGGCTCGGCCCACGCATTCTTGGGCGGCAGCTCGATTTGGCGGATGGCGAGATAGAGGAGGGAACCGGCGCTGTTGCCCTGCCCGCCCGCGCCAGTATTCTAGCCGGCGGCCTGCCCGAGAGTCTGCGCCAACATGGCGATGCGCCTTACCCGGTCGTGGACGGGATTGCAGTGATCGAAATCTCCGGTGTGTTGATCCACCGCGGTGGCTGGATCGGGCAATCGTCAGGCCAGACCAGCTATGAAGGCATCGCGGCCCAGATCGACGCAGCAGCCAATGATCCGGCCGTGCGTGCGTTGGCGCTCGAAATCGACAGTTTTGGCGGCGAGGTGGCCGGGGTCTTTGATCTCGCGGATCGCATTCGGGCAATCCGCGCGACCAAACCAGTCTGGGCCTTTGTGGCCGAGCACGCCTTCTCGGCCGGCTATGCGCTGGCTAGCCAGGCGGACCGGATCCTGCTGCCACGGACTGGTGCGGTGGGCAGCATTGGTGTTGTTGTGATGCATGCCGATATGAGTGGCCAGCTTGATCAGGACGGCATGCGCGTCACGTTGATCCACTCCGGTGCGCACAAGATCGATGGCAATCCTTATGAGCCACTGCCCGAAGATGTGCGGGGCGATATCCAGAGCGAAATCGATGTGCTGCGGTTTCTGTTTGCCGAGACCGTTGCAGCAGGCCGCGCTGGGCTGTTGAGCGAGGAGGCAGCTCTTGCCACCGAAGCGGCCACCTATCGCGGCGTCGATGCCGTTGCCGCAGGCCTTGCTGATGAGGTCACCGATCTGGCAGGCGGCTTCGTCCGCTTCCGAGAAAGCCTATCGCGTCCATCGTCCACCGCGCGGCTGCCCCGCGCCACTTACACCCGACCAAAGGAGGCCGCCATGAGCGCCAGAACCGACGCCGAACCGACACATACCGAAACCACTCACACTGTAGGCGCTGTCTTGGACAGCGCGAGTGAAGAAGACGTCCAGGATAGCGAACTAAACATGGACCAAGAAGATCCAACACCCGCTGCGGCGGTTGCACCTGTGCCAGCGCCAACCGCTCTGCAGCTAAACAATCTAGCGGAACTGTCCGCGCAGCTTCGCGAGTCAGCGGCAGAGATCGCCGAAATTGCGGCACAGGCCGGTCGCCTCGGCATCGCAATTGACGCAGCGAAAGCACTCCGCGAAGGCACCGCCCCAGAAGCCTTGCGTCGGCTGGTTCTGGAGCGCGCCAGCGCAGCAGCAGACGCCCGCGATATCGTGGCAGCGCCACCTTCGCCGGTTATCCCAAAAAGCGCAGAGAGCCCAATCGTGGCTGCCGCCAAAAAAGCAGCCTCCGCCGGCAGTCGACACTAA
- a CDS encoding phage tail tube protein — MARAQGARAQMALAFETTYGTPPAGGYTKMPFASTSLGAEQPLQTSELLGYGRDPQAPIKDAVTADGDVVIPMDAEAFGFWLKAAFGAPTTTGADSPYTHEFRSGNWALPSFSVETGMPEVPRYAMYSGCMVDSLNWQMARSGLLTATASIVAQGEEIATSTAAGTPASIALKRFGHFNGAITRNGGNIGNVVSADLTYANSLDRIETIRADGKIDGADPSIAALTGNVVVRFADQTLVTQAINGEACELAFSYTLPTGENLTVTAHAVYLPRPRIEISGPQGVQATFDWQAASDPGVGRMCTVTLTNDWEDY; from the coding sequence ATGGCACGAGCCCAAGGGGCGCGGGCGCAGATGGCGCTTGCGTTTGAGACCACGTATGGCACGCCGCCGGCAGGCGGCTACACGAAGATGCCCTTCGCCAGTACGTCGCTGGGGGCGGAGCAACCGTTGCAGACCTCGGAACTGCTGGGGTATGGGCGCGATCCGCAGGCGCCGATCAAGGATGCCGTGACAGCGGACGGTGATGTCGTGATCCCGATGGATGCGGAGGCCTTTGGTTTCTGGCTGAAGGCTGCGTTTGGAGCGCCTACAACGACGGGCGCTGACTCACCCTATACCCACGAGTTCCGCTCTGGAAACTGGGCACTGCCGAGCTTCTCGGTTGAGACTGGCATGCCGGAGGTGCCGCGCTACGCCATGTATTCCGGCTGTATGGTCGACAGCCTCAACTGGCAGATGGCGCGATCGGGCTTGCTGACGGCAACGGCGAGCATCGTGGCACAGGGCGAGGAGATCGCCACGAGCACCGCCGCAGGCACGCCCGCCAGTATTGCTCTGAAACGCTTCGGTCACTTCAACGGGGCCATCACGCGCAATGGTGGGAACATTGGCAACGTGGTCTCCGCTGACCTCACCTATGCCAACAGCCTCGATCGCATCGAGACGATCCGCGCTGATGGCAAGATCGACGGCGCGGATCCCTCGATCGCGGCACTCACCGGCAATGTCGTTGTGCGCTTTGCCGATCAAACGCTGGTGACACAAGCGATCAACGGCGAGGCCTGTGAGCTTGCGTTCTCATACACACTGCCCACCGGTGAAAACCTAACCGTCACCGCACATGCCGTATACCTCCCGCGTCCCCGGATCGAGATATCAGGACCGCAAGGCGTGCAGGCCACCTTCGACTGGCAGGCGGCTAGCGATCCTGGGGTGGGCCGGATGTGCACCGTCACACTGACCAACGACTGGGAGGATTACTGA
- a CDS encoding CopG family ribbon-helix-helix protein, with amino-acid sequence MNAVRPIAVKLDQETRDRLKRLADAKDRSTHWMLREAVSQFLSREEAREAFRQAGLAAWQEYQMTGQHVTHEDADAWLAKLEAGEKADIPQCHN; translated from the coding sequence ATGAATGCTGTTCGCCCCATTGCCGTGAAGCTCGATCAGGAAACCCGCGACCGCCTCAAACGGCTTGCGGATGCGAAGGATCGTTCGACGCATTGGATGCTGCGCGAAGCAGTCTCTCAGTTCCTGTCCCGTGAAGAGGCGCGTGAGGCTTTTCGCCAGGCAGGTCTCGCGGCCTGGCAGGAATATCAGATGACGGGCCAACATGTGACACATGAGGACGCAGATGCCTGGCTAGCCAAGCTCGAGGCTGGCGAAAAGGCAGATATTCCTCAATGCCACAACTGA
- a CDS encoding DUF7697 family protein — MRVAGGMNGGAVLGWDMSAALHLGAALGLSPIIMAELLPPIEAVMVRKINETMQAGSGHM; from the coding sequence GTGCGCGTTGCAGGTGGGATGAACGGCGGCGCGGTCCTCGGCTGGGATATGAGTGCGGCGCTGCACCTTGGCGCGGCCCTCGGGCTGTCTCCCATCATCATGGCGGAGCTGCTGCCGCCCATTGAGGCGGTGATGGTCCGTAAGATCAATGAAACCATGCAGGCCGGATCAGGCCACATGTAA
- a CDS encoding head decoration protein — MSVLTQPPSMGDVLKYELNPNFTRETVTLLAGTAYPVGAVVGKITASGKYKLSPSGGSDGAQNAAAVLLYATDARAADQEAVVILRGPAIVSKAALVFDATVDDAAKIATKLSQLTALGIIPRDTA; from the coding sequence ATGTCCGTGCTGACCCAACCGCCCTCCATGGGCGATGTCCTCAAATACGAACTGAACCCCAACTTTACCCGTGAAACTGTCACGCTGCTGGCTGGCACCGCCTATCCCGTTGGCGCGGTAGTGGGCAAAATCACCGCCAGCGGCAAGTATAAGCTGTCGCCCTCCGGCGGGTCGGACGGTGCCCAAAACGCAGCTGCGGTCCTGCTCTATGCGACTGATGCACGCGCGGCAGACCAAGAGGCTGTCGTGATCCTGCGCGGCCCGGCCATCGTCTCCAAAGCAGCGCTGGTCTTTGATGCCACTGTCGATGATGCCGCCAAGATTGCCACCAAACTCAGCCAACTCACAGCCCTCGGCATCATCCCCCGCGATACCGCCTGA
- a CDS encoding head-tail joining protein gives MTAFAGALDLLFADPNLAHEAWHRDSEGQFTRIHIITRRSDDVTKFGAARLVSQTFRFDVRASDLPAPRPDEQILIGEETFLIQGEPLRDRERLIWTIEATPA, from the coding sequence ATGACCGCGTTTGCAGGCGCACTCGATCTCCTCTTCGCTGATCCTAACCTTGCCCATGAGGCCTGGCATCGTGACAGCGAAGGGCAGTTCACCCGTATCCACATTATAACGCGTCGCAGCGATGATGTGACCAAGTTCGGCGCGGCGCGCCTTGTATCGCAGACATTCCGCTTTGACGTGCGCGCGTCAGACCTGCCGGCACCCCGCCCCGATGAGCAAATCCTCATCGGCGAAGAGACCTTCCTAATCCAGGGTGAACCGCTGCGCGATCGTGAACGGCTGATCTGGACCATTGAGGCAACCCCCGCATGA
- a CDS encoding PIN domain-containing protein, with protein MIALDTNVLVRFLVQDDPAQAQLATNIIDQLTDDARGFVSREVLIELVWVLERAYRLSRAEIAVAFDGLLSATELDIEGADEVAPALELYRNDGFGFADLMIAAAAKRFGAVELVTFDRKAARLPGVRLIQG; from the coding sequence ATGATCGCGCTCGACACCAATGTTCTGGTGCGCTTTCTTGTGCAAGACGACCCTGCACAGGCGCAACTGGCTACAAATATAATCGACCAATTGACCGATGACGCGCGGGGCTTTGTCAGCCGTGAAGTTTTGATTGAACTCGTCTGGGTGTTAGAGCGTGCCTATCGTCTCAGTCGTGCTGAGATTGCTGTTGCGTTCGACGGTTTGCTATCGGCAACCGAGCTGGACATCGAAGGCGCTGATGAGGTTGCGCCAGCGCTAGAGCTCTACCGCAATGATGGTTTTGGCTTTGCTGACCTGATGATTGCCGCAGCCGCCAAGCGGTTTGGGGCTGTGGAATTGGTGACCTTCGATCGAAAAGCCGCGCGCCTGCCCGGTGTCCGCCTCATTCAGGGCTGA
- a CDS encoding type II toxin-antitoxin system RelE/ParE family toxin, whose protein sequence is MPQLIWSPAALRDVERLYNFLAENNPDAARRAAKSIREGMQILRDQPGAGRPVEDMDPEFREWFITFGGSGYVALYRLDVDAAVVLCVRHQREAGY, encoded by the coding sequence ATGCCACAACTGATCTGGTCTCCCGCAGCGCTGCGGGATGTGGAACGGCTTTACAATTTCTTGGCCGAGAATAACCCTGACGCGGCACGCCGCGCCGCCAAGTCCATCCGTGAGGGTATGCAGATCTTACGCGACCAGCCGGGAGCAGGGCGCCCTGTGGAGGACATGGATCCAGAGTTTCGCGAGTGGTTCATCACCTTCGGTGGTAGCGGGTATGTTGCTCTTTACCGTTTGGACGTCGACGCGGCTGTCGTTCTTTGTGTGCGACATCAACGTGAGGCCGGGTACTGA
- a CDS encoding DUF6441 family protein translates to MKLDLSVSGDILTAMRAEILAGERAVTTAMRIAETGLKSDWRGQITQAGLGRRLSNSIRSQTYPKTGESLEAAALVWSNAPQIISAHDTGPLIRSKDGFWLAIPTPAAGKGARGKALTPGEWERRRGLRLRFVYRRRGPSFLVADGRLNSRGLGVASRSKTGRGRSTVPIFLLVPQVKLRKRLDLARDADRAQASIPSLIVAEWVDAKLG, encoded by the coding sequence ATGAAACTCGATCTCTCTGTCAGCGGTGATATCCTCACAGCGATGCGCGCTGAAATCCTGGCAGGCGAACGGGCCGTCACCACGGCGATGCGCATAGCCGAGACAGGTCTCAAGTCAGACTGGCGCGGGCAGATCACACAGGCAGGGCTTGGTCGGCGACTGTCGAATTCGATCCGAAGCCAGACCTATCCAAAAACCGGCGAAAGCCTAGAAGCAGCAGCCTTGGTCTGGTCGAATGCACCACAGATCATCAGCGCGCATGACACCGGCCCGTTGATCCGCTCCAAGGACGGGTTCTGGCTTGCGATCCCGACACCTGCGGCCGGCAAAGGCGCCCGCGGCAAGGCGCTCACACCCGGTGAATGGGAACGGCGTCGCGGATTACGGCTGCGGTTTGTCTATCGACGCCGGGGGCCAAGCTTTCTGGTGGCCGATGGCCGGTTGAACAGTCGCGGACTGGGCGTGGCATCTCGGTCCAAGACGGGTCGCGGGCGCAGCACGGTGCCGATCTTCTTGCTGGTGCCTCAGGTAAAGCTGCGCAAGCGGCTCGATCTGGCACGCGATGCTGACCGCGCGCAGGCATCAATTCCAAGCCTAATTGTTGCAGAGTGGGTTGACGCTAAACTGGGGTGA
- a CDS encoding major capsid protein, with product MTITRNPFDAGGYSLAEMTQAINILPNLYTRLGQIGLFRFEGVTQRSIVIEQREGVLSLLPSVPLGAPATVGNREQRSMRSFALPWIPHDDVILPADIQGMPALGVSDAADPLVEVMNRKLTLMRRKHAQTREYMEMNALRGIVKDGAGTTLYNYFTEFGLEKISIDFVFGTAGTNVQGKVRSVLRAMEDNLLGETMTTAHALVSSEFFDKLISHPKTEEAYKFFSATGGQPLREDMRRAFPFAGILFEEYNGSVTLSNGTSERLIPAGEGIAFPLGTFDTFTTYGGPANLLETANTIGLPLYARQMIDAKGRWIDLMTESSILPVNKRPRMAIRLHSGN from the coding sequence ATGACCATTACCCGCAACCCGTTTGACGCGGGCGGCTATTCGCTCGCTGAAATGACGCAGGCCATCAATATCCTGCCCAATCTCTATACGCGCCTGGGCCAGATCGGCCTGTTTCGCTTTGAGGGCGTCACGCAACGCTCTATCGTGATTGAGCAGCGCGAGGGCGTGCTCAGCCTTCTGCCCTCCGTGCCACTGGGCGCGCCCGCCACCGTGGGCAACCGCGAACAGCGCTCGATGCGCAGCTTTGCCCTGCCCTGGATCCCCCATGATGACGTCATCCTGCCTGCAGATATTCAAGGCATGCCCGCGCTGGGTGTGTCCGATGCGGCTGACCCGCTGGTCGAGGTGATGAACCGCAAGCTCACGCTGATGCGCCGTAAACATGCGCAGACCCGCGAGTACATGGAAATGAATGCCCTGCGCGGTATCGTAAAGGATGGTGCCGGCACTACGCTATACAACTACTTTACCGAGTTTGGCCTTGAGAAGATCTCGATCGACTTTGTGTTTGGCACCGCCGGCACAAACGTGCAGGGCAAAGTCCGCAGCGTGCTACGTGCCATGGAGGACAATCTGCTGGGCGAGACCATGACCACTGCCCATGCGCTGGTGAGCTCGGAGTTCTTCGACAAGTTGATCAGCCATCCCAAGACCGAAGAGGCCTATAAGTTCTTCTCGGCCACGGGCGGCCAGCCGCTGCGAGAGGACATGCGCCGGGCGTTTCCTTTTGCGGGTATCTTGTTCGAAGAATACAACGGTTCTGTCACTCTATCGAACGGAACATCCGAACGGCTGATCCCCGCTGGCGAAGGCATCGCCTTTCCCTTGGGCACGTTTGACACGTTCACCACCTATGGCGGGCCGGCCAACCTACTGGAGACCGCCAACACTATAGGTCTGCCGCTTTACGCGCGCCAGATGATCGACGCTAAGGGCCGCTGGATCGATCTGATGACCGAAAGCTCGATCCTGCCGGTCAACAAGCGGCCGCGCATGGCCATCCGTTTGCACTCGGGCAATTGA
- a CDS encoding AbrB/MazE/SpoVT family DNA-binding domain-containing protein — protein sequence MHESTVTVKGQTTLPRDVRATLGLASGDKVRYLILNGEVRILKARSIKELRGILSRSGQKPVSLEEMNEAIAAGATDSAALVR from the coding sequence ATGCATGAATCGACAGTGACAGTAAAAGGCCAGACCACTCTACCGAGAGATGTGCGCGCTACGCTTGGCCTAGCCAGCGGCGACAAGGTTCGCTACCTGATCCTCAATGGTGAGGTGCGGATCCTGAAGGCGCGCTCCATTAAGGAATTGCGGGGCATCCTTTCAAGGTCGGGTCAGAAGCCTGTCTCGTTGGAGGAGATGAATGAGGCGATTGCAGCCGGTGCAACGGATAGCGCGGCTCTCGTTCGATGA